A genomic window from Martelella lutilitoris includes:
- a CDS encoding 5-methyltetrahydropteroyltriglutamate--homocysteine S-methyltransferase — MPTPPFRADHVGSLLRPRSVAEARNAHVPAEERRAIEDAAIPALIRMQEDVGLKVVTDGEARRAFWHFDFMGMLDGMEMQTREEGVQFHGTKIPPVRPVINGKLGFPADHPMLEHFAFVKDHTTVCPKISIPGPSCVHFRTDPADVMPAAYKDPDVLFADIAATYKQAVDAYYAIGCRYLQLDDIFFAYLGDPEQRAERKAMGQDPDWLIDRYAWMLNEAIKDRPADMLIGMHMCRGNFRSTYAASGGYDAAADAIFNKTGVDIYFMEYDTDRAGGLEPLKLLPKGKKRVMAGFITTKTPELENMDWIRSQFDKAAEYVDMDQLGIAPQCGFASTEHGNALTEDDQRRKLELVVKVAEDLWGEA, encoded by the coding sequence ATGCCCACACCGCCTTTCCGCGCCGATCATGTCGGCAGTCTTCTCCGCCCCCGCTCCGTTGCGGAGGCGCGCAATGCACATGTTCCCGCCGAAGAACGCCGCGCCATCGAAGACGCGGCGATCCCGGCGCTGATCAGGATGCAGGAGGATGTGGGTCTGAAGGTCGTCACCGACGGCGAGGCGCGCCGCGCCTTCTGGCACTTCGATTTCATGGGCATGCTTGACGGCATGGAGATGCAGACGCGCGAGGAAGGCGTGCAGTTTCACGGGACCAAGATCCCGCCGGTCCGTCCGGTGATCAACGGCAAGCTCGGGTTCCCCGCCGATCACCCGATGCTGGAGCACTTCGCCTTCGTGAAGGACCACACGACCGTCTGCCCGAAGATCTCGATCCCCGGACCGTCCTGCGTCCATTTCCGCACCGATCCGGCCGACGTGATGCCTGCCGCGTACAAGGATCCGGACGTCCTCTTCGCCGACATTGCGGCGACCTACAAACAGGCCGTCGACGCCTATTATGCCATCGGCTGTCGCTACCTGCAGCTCGACGACATCTTCTTCGCCTATCTCGGCGATCCCGAGCAGCGCGCCGAGCGCAAGGCCATGGGCCAGGACCCCGACTGGCTGATCGACCGCTATGCGTGGATGCTGAACGAGGCGATCAAGGACCGCCCGGCCGACATGCTGATCGGCATGCATATGTGCCGTGGCAATTTCCGCTCCACCTATGCCGCATCCGGCGGGTACGACGCAGCGGCGGACGCGATCTTCAACAAGACCGGCGTCGACATCTATTTCATGGAATATGACACCGACCGCGCCGGCGGCCTCGAGCCGCTGAAGCTTCTGCCCAAGGGAAAGAAGCGCGTCATGGCCGGCTTCATCACCACCAAGACGCCTGAACTGGAGAACATGGACTGGATCCGCAGCCAGTTCGACAAGGCCGCCGAATATGTCGACATGGACCAGCTCGGCATCGCGCCCCAATGCGGCTTCGCCTCCACCGAACACGGCAATGCGCTGACCGAGGACGACCAGCGCCGCAAGCTCGAACTCGTCGTCAAGGTGGCGGAGGATCTCTGGGGCGAGGCCTGA
- a CDS encoding FGGY-family carbohydrate kinase — protein MYLGIDIGTSVIKAALFDRKGHQKAEASERMSLLEAPIGWSELDGEATWETAARVIRSLLRDAAAAPSSIRSVGITGVMVGVWALDENDRLLRPPILWNDARARNLVDRLQAAKPGLISAVFAHSGSVMQLGCTLPVMAWLAEHEPEVLAKARHILTAKDFIRFRLTGAIATDESEAAMAPGSAVTRDFHLEQAALLGIEDHIRLLSPVARGETLAGAVTEAAAQATGLKAGTPVAVGTGDTSACVLGAGAHKPGQAVTVLGTTCLNGVIFDHAVYEPRDLGLLFIVPGKRWMKSMVNVAGTTVLDWALETLCPDILAGEAPYEALGALAEQSPPGANGVSFIPYLSASGVIAPRIEPKARAGFHGLAPHHRRADMVRAVYEGLAYAIRDCFVAVGGVKSSIRLVGGGARSPFWSQMIADVTGAPVEVPEGTQFGAKGAALCAAVALGDYASLDEACETTFALKARFAPSAETRPAYDAGFARFKAGSEAALGALRAVAD, from the coding sequence ATGTATCTTGGAATTGACATCGGCACCTCGGTCATCAAGGCCGCGCTCTTCGATCGCAAAGGGCATCAGAAGGCCGAGGCAAGCGAACGGATGTCGCTGCTCGAGGCCCCCATCGGCTGGTCGGAACTCGACGGCGAGGCGACCTGGGAGACCGCGGCTCGGGTGATTCGCAGCCTTCTGCGCGACGCCGCCGCCGCGCCGTCTTCGATCAGGTCGGTCGGCATCACCGGCGTCATGGTCGGGGTCTGGGCGCTCGATGAGAATGATCGCCTTCTGCGCCCGCCAATCCTGTGGAACGATGCCCGCGCGCGGAACCTCGTTGACAGGCTTCAAGCCGCAAAGCCGGGCCTGATCTCCGCCGTCTTCGCCCATTCCGGCTCGGTGATGCAGCTTGGCTGCACGCTGCCGGTGATGGCCTGGCTCGCCGAACACGAGCCGGAGGTGCTGGCAAAGGCCCGCCATATCCTGACGGCCAAGGATTTCATCCGCTTCCGGCTGACCGGCGCGATCGCCACCGATGAATCGGAAGCCGCCATGGCCCCCGGGTCGGCGGTGACGCGCGATTTCCATCTGGAACAGGCCGCGCTTCTCGGCATCGAGGATCATATCCGCCTGCTCTCGCCGGTGGCCCGGGGAGAGACGCTGGCCGGCGCAGTGACCGAGGCTGCAGCACAGGCAACCGGGCTGAAGGCCGGCACGCCCGTTGCCGTCGGCACCGGCGACACCAGCGCCTGCGTGCTCGGCGCCGGCGCCCACAAGCCGGGACAGGCCGTCACCGTGCTTGGCACGACCTGCCTCAACGGCGTCATCTTCGACCACGCCGTCTATGAGCCGCGCGATCTCGGGCTCTTGTTCATCGTTCCGGGAAAGCGCTGGATGAAATCGATGGTCAATGTCGCCGGCACGACGGTGCTCGACTGGGCGCTCGAAACGCTCTGCCCGGATATTCTCGCGGGCGAGGCGCCCTATGAGGCCCTTGGCGCACTCGCCGAGCAAAGCCCGCCGGGCGCGAACGGTGTCTCCTTCATCCCCTATCTCTCGGCTTCCGGCGTCATCGCGCCGCGTATCGAGCCTAAGGCCCGAGCCGGCTTCCATGGTCTCGCGCCGCATCATCGCCGGGCCGATATGGTCCGCGCCGTCTATGAGGGACTAGCCTATGCGATCCGGGATTGTTTCGTGGCAGTCGGCGGCGTCAAATCCTCCATTCGGCTTGTCGGCGGCGGGGCGCGCAGCCCGTTCTGGTCGCAGATGATTGCCGACGTCACCGGCGCGCCGGTCGAAGTGCCGGAGGGCACGCAGTTCGGCGCCAAGGGTGCTGCGCTCTGCGCGGCCGTTGCCCTTGGCGACTATGCCTCCCTGGACGAGGCCTGTGAAACGACGTTCGCGCTCAAGGCCCGCTTTGCACCGTCTGCGGAAACCAGACCGGCCTATGATGCCGGCTTTGCCCGGTTCAAGGCCGGCAGCGAGGCCGCACTCGGCGCGCTGAGGGCGGTCGCCGATTAA